In Amblyomma americanum isolate KBUSLIRL-KWMA chromosome 8, ASM5285725v1, whole genome shotgun sequence, the DNA window TTTGGAGACCCAGTACAAAAATTCCCGCGTGCTATGCACGTCAGCGCAAATTAAACTCCAGGCAGATCAGACTAAATTCCTAGTCCTTGAACAAGCTGTTTCGCATAGCATAGAACCTGcatcgcttcgggatgttaagcCGAACAATTCACAATGTTAAAAACTGTAAGTGTTCAACCTCTAATGAGGTTGGTGGCCTATTCAGTAAGAAAAACAGCCCAGATGACCGTATTATGCCACCTGTTCTGAAGTCGAAAGAAGTAATGTAATTTCGTACTATAAAAGAAAAATAGTTGCTGCTGCCTGCGCAATTCTGCAGTGCTTACCCTCGTATGGATCTGCAGCCAAAGAAAAATAGTTGCTGCTGCCTGCGCAATTCTGCAGTGCTTACCCTCGTATGGATCTGCAGCCAATTGAACCTGCTGAACCTGGAGCAGGCTGGTGTCGTCCCCCTCGCCGTGAACGTACACGTCCCTGCGATCCTTGTGCGAGTTGGGATCAACAAGGGCGGCAGAAATCCCAACGGATGGAGACTCTGGCTGCGGTTCCTCGCAGGCCCAGTTCATGTCGGAAGCTGAACTCAGGCGACCGATGTTTTTGAGCACCGGCTGCTCCCGAGAGGGTGAATTCGAAGCTCGCTTCAGCAGGGCAAACAAGGTGGTGGCCTTCGGCATCTTGCGACCTCTCGCGTGCTTGGTCAATACTGAGGTCCACGAACGCCTCGGTGAATGCCCGGCAGAGGTTGGTGGCGGAGACGGTGTCTGACTCTGAGAACAACTGGCCTTCTCTACTTCAACTGGAGGCTGCTGCGGGCTGCATGGCGTTAACGCACTCTTCGAAGAAGTGGCATCGCTGTCTTCTGGATGGCCTTCGCCTGAAGCAACGGTAGGCGAAGTCTCATCCTCAGTAGGCCCTCCCTTTCTCAATCTCCACCCTAACGGCGTCAGTCGGCGCTTGGGCGGACTGCTGGACTCCTCACACTGGCGACCACATGAATCCGCCCTTGAACTTTCCGGGCCGATCATCCTAATGTTTTGGCCAAGGAGTGCAGTACAGGTGGGAAGCTCACAATTTTTTAAACGACTCAAATGGGGGTCTTTTCCTTTCGGTGAGGAGGCTCTCACGCTCCTCCTTTTGTCCGATCGCGAAGAAACGGTAACTTCGTCATGTATGTCCTTGTAGTCTGCTGCGTCCATTGTCTCGATTTGGGCGAGTGGCACTGAAAGTGGTGACGCCGCTCCTTCATCGATTAAGTCCAGTGCCTTTGAAAGGGTGGGGGCAATAGAGTCGTCATCAAGTTCCAGGGGGCTTACCTGCTGTCTTCCTTGGCATCTGAGACTGTCGTTTTGCATTGCGAGTTCCGTGTCTCCATCTGGAACATTTAGGCCGTAGTGGCATTCCGAGGCGTCGGTCACACTGCGACCCCTGCCATAGGCTCTATCTGGAGAAGCAACGGGTCCTTGGCGCTCGACGTCATCTTGCAGATCCTCGCGGAAGGTACGACCTTCGGCTTGGACTAAGGCTGCGCTGTATTTGGCAGCGGAGCTGATATCTTCTAATCTGTAAGAGGCTCCGGGGCTCGCCAGTTCCAACTCGGGAGTCTCGAACCTTTCGTTTGAAGATGATGACAATGGCAGGGGTGCCGATGACTGGCTGGAGTTGGTCTTCCGCTCTTTGCTCTGCGAACTTGACCGTCGCATCGTAAACTGACCTGCCTTATTTCGCAACCTGGAGGAACAGTGACGGCTACAAACGTCTCTTTCTGGGTGGTCAGAGCTGGCGCGAGAGAAAGGCGGTTTTCCAGAACGCGCGTGAATACAAGTCTTCTTTTTCGTCCATTGCCCTAGTGGCGCGtgcaacaacaaacaaacaagcttGCAGTGTTGATCTTTTTTAATGTGAAATATTTACATCACAAGCAACCCTGAAAAGCCGATGTCAGTCTCAAGCCTCAATAATACCTGAAGAAATAAACTCAATATTGCCGCTACTGGGTTTCGGGCCGGAGATGGCGTGAATagaacagcttcgctgtccactgcacgagagcactaggctgcgCCGCAGCCCGTGACGCCTGGCGTTAAcgtgcaacgcactctcgcgctgtgcatttcctGTCGTTATATATAACACCTTCCCTCTGCGCAcaaaagtcacgaaaggaaaaggaactccacctgccgcggtggctcagtggtcaaggcgctcggctactgagccgttgtacccggattcgaacccggcccaggtggccgcgtttcgatggaggcaaaaggcgcccgtgtgctgtgcgatgtcagtgcatgttaaagatccccaggtggtcgcaattaaaCCGGAGGtctccactgcggcaccactttctgcctttttttcactccctcctttaccttttccTTTACGCCGCAGTTTCGCTGTCCTCCGAGAAGTGAGAAAATTTATGGgctatttccttttctcaaaaagccattccaatttttttattgttcaaTACGCCGCTGGCGTTCATTTGGCTGAA includes these proteins:
- the LOC144102629 gene encoding uncharacterized protein LOC144102629, with the translated sequence MRRSSSQSKERKTNSSQSSAPLPLSSSSNERFETPELELASPGASYRLEDISSAAKYSAALVQAEGRTFREDLQDDVERQGPVASPDRAYGRGRSVTDASECHYGLNVPDGDTELAMQNDSLRCQGRQQVSPLELDDDSIAPTLSKALDLIDEGAASPLSVPLAQIETMDAADYKDIHDEVTVSSRSDKRRSVRASSPKGKDPHLSRLKNCELPTCTALLGQNIRMIGPESSRADSCGRQCEESSSPPKRRLTPLGWRLRKGGPTEDETSPTVASGEGHPEDSDATSSKSALTPCSPQQPPVEVEKASCSQSQTPSPPPTSAGHSPRRSWTSVLTKHARGRKMPKATTLFALLKRASNSPSREQPVLKNIGRLSSASDMNWACEEPQPESPSVGISAALVDPNSHKDRRDVYVHGEGDDTSLLQVQQVQLAADPYEVQTSKPPRLLRLKEKSFATRFRKSLKAMLIASAMILAGVLIGAAVLAQSVAFRQLRLMRLAEDLKQFCTGGAKPEEAGGCVAAVEQLSLAMDWSVNPCSSLDQFVCGHWSRWNSRRRSYKQESTANLTASIHETFQRVLHNLDLYSHEERIMAVFYNSCRPFIFRRNERIATAADVISALGLRHIAVTTNEPLVMAALVDFVVGSSLRSGLCSMISLSSRAGKVHVNMGQSLRSSLGDAHVVPFLREALAYMGLGDEALNPLLYVDVDVHSAVERVLNLERFVNVTAGVLGRRIFFGASFEEALNRALPNGVPVHTADTVVSARSLSEMRATMTAVAAKPHTAYVYTSLVLVAQVKNTCLY